The genome window CGTCATATGCAACCCCGCGTTCATCCAATAAATTACGTAATTCGGAACCGAGTTGACCATTAGCACCAGTAATTAAAATTTTTGTCATTTGTTTTCTCCTTAATTAAAGCCAATTAATGATATAATCAGTTTGACAACAGCTCTCAATATTTTTCCATGTCATCCATCTGTTGTCCTTAAAGTAAGAGTCGTGCATCCCTTAAACTTCGGGAATAACACGACTCTTTTTATCTTTTATTGACCGTTTTTCGCATACTTCGCTTCAACTGCGGCTTTTTCATCTTTCCACCAATCTTGGTGTTCCGTATACCAATCAATCGTGTGTTGTAAACCGGTCTTGAAATCAGTAAATTCTGGCTCCCAGCCTAATTCTGTCCGGAGCTTCGTGGCATCAATGGCATAACGCAAATCATGTCTGGGACGATCCTTAACTTGATCATAGGCATCTTTAGGTTGGCCCATTAACTCTAAGATCATTTCCAGAACTTCCTTGTTATTCTTTTCACCATCGGCCCCGATCAGGTAAGTTTCACCGATCTTACCCTTGGTCAAAATATCCCAAACCGCCCGGGAATGATCATTAGTGTGAATCCAGTCACGAACATTCTTGCCGGATCCGTAAAGCTTGGGCCGAATACCGCTCAAGATATTAGTAATCTGGCGTGGAATGAACTTTTCAATGTGTTGGTAAGGACCATAATTATTGGAACAATTGGAAATCGTCGCCCGTAAACCAAATGACCGGACCCAGGCCCGTACTAACAAGTCAGAGCTAGCCTTTGATGAGGAGTAAGGGCTTGATGGCCGGTATGGTGATTCAGGAGTAAACTTTTCTCCTTTTCCTTCACCATGACCGGGTAAGTCTTCCCGCAATGGTAAATCGCCATAGACTTCATCCGTTGAAATATGGTGGTAACGAACGTCATACTTGCGACAAGCATTGATTAAAACTGAAGTACCAACAATATTAGTTTGAATGAACGGGGTGGGATCAATTAAGGAGTTGTCATTGTGACTTTCAGCCGCATAGTGCACAACGGCATCAGCTTGGCTTACCAGCTTATCAACTAAGTCTTTATCACAAATATCCCCAACGACAAGTTCAACTTTATCCTTTGGCAAACCATCAAGATTAGCCGGATTACCAGCATAAGTCAGTTTATCTAAAACCGTAATGTGTTCAACTTCCGGGTGATGGTTAACAACGTAGTGAACAAAGTTGGAGCCAAGATTTCGGTCGTCGCCGTATACTTTGGTACCACGACGAACTGGGCGACGACATACCCGAGCACTCCGGCAAGTAATGTCCAGATAATTAACATCTTAATATGTTTACGACAGAGCATCATTAACCGATGCAAATCAATTGTATTATTCGCTGTTTGTTGTGAACTATTCACGACTTCTACTCCTCATGTATTAATTTTTTAGACTATTTTGTAACAAGTTAGTGATCCGTTGTTGCTCACTGGTTGGCACCACTTCAAAGGCTTGACCGTCTTCATTTTGCCCTCGCCCTTGCGCATGATCTTGAACGATGTGTTCGTTCGTATCACGATAGCTTTGCGCTAACCGCATCATATCATTGAAGGTCAAATCGGTTTGTGAGTTATCAGATACTGACCGTAAGAATGACCGGTTAAGAACCGTCTTATATGAAACGGACTTCTTAAGCAAAGCAGTAATTACTAACCGTTGCCGTTGTTGCCGACCATAGTCACCATCAGGATCGTCATACCGCATCCGACTGAATTGAAGGGCCTTTTTTCCATTCATGTGGTAGGTCTCACCCTTCTCAAAGTGATAGCCTTCATAATCAAACGTCAATGGGGACTTGACATCAACTCCACCGACTTGGTTGATTGCCTTTTCCAAACCACCCATGTTGACTAAGACATAGTAGTCAATTGGGATATTGAAGTGGTCCTGGATCGTATTAATTGATTCCTTGACTCCCCCATAGGTATAAGCAGCATTGATCTTTGCTGGTGAATATTGCGGATAACCCGGTAAGTTAACCTTCATATCCCGAGGAAGACTAACAATCGTGGTCGTCTTCGTCTTTGGATTCAAAGTCATTACCATGATCGTATCCGTCCGACCCTTATAATCCCGACCAAGTGCCCCGGTATCAGTTCCTAACAGGAGGATTGACACGGGTTTCTTTTGATCAAGCACCTTTTGCGCATCCCGCGACTTGGTAGCACCCGCGCTACTATACATATCATCGGTCGTTGATTTTAGGTTGTGCCATGCCATCCCCGCAAAGAACAGGGCGACGAGGACTAATACCCCTACAACTGACCAGAAGATCTTCCATCCCCGGTGACGCCGATGATGTCTGTGGTGGTGATGATGGTGTTGTTCCGGTTGTTGCATACCATCATCATTATTCAAGGGTCGATTATTTTCGTCTGACATAAAAAATTTCTCCCATTTTTGACTAACGCCGTAATTAAAAAAAATCCACTAGTGCAACAAGTTACATTACTGGAAACCTACACTAACAATGGTAAATAACGAGTTACAAACTTTTTTAATATCAGTTGTCAGTCAATCAAATTTATAATTACTTAATACATTATTAAGAATGTAATACCGATAGTCAAGGATGAATTTCATAACTTTTTCACATTTTCGTCAAATCATCAAGTTCCTTCTCTCTTTCCTTGTGATTATATCAGCCTTTTAACGGGCTAATTGCGAATTCTGATCGTTAATTACCTGTTTATTTCATTTTAGTTACAAATTCAAATTTGGTTGTTTTGCCTAACAAAAAAAGTGCCCAGGAAACTTTCCTTAGGCACTCACCGTTCGTTACATATATTCATTAAGCTTCTCATTAAACTCTATCAGCTCTGACATACTGGCATCTTTTTCCGGCTCAACGATCTGCGTGGAAACTCGGTTAGCAGAGTCATCCATTTGTTGTCGCCCCCAGACGCTCATGGTTAGGACCATGTTACGCAAGTCATTACCATCGTCAGTCAATGAATACTTGTTTTCTTCATCGACAACTGGATTAACAATTCGCAAGTTCTGCAAGGACGTTATTTCTTCGTTAAGAGCAACATCTGTCAACTCTGGTAGCAATTGATGTAATTCCTCAATGGCAAATGGCCGAAAGCCTAACCAAAAGATAATCCGTGGTTGCCATCGATCTTCTAAAACATCTAGTGTGTATTTTACGCCACACTCATCTTTCTTTTCAGTCATAAAAATGCTCCATTCTATTACTTAAGCTACTCCTCTTCACCACCTATTATAACAAGCTAATGGACTAATGTTTAATTATTGTGCATTTTTGTGCTGTTTTTTCTCTCAGAACTTATTTATCACCCGTTTTACTTCTTTAACAAGTTCAGCGGGTGTTTCTTCGCCATATACCTTCTTATGAGCCTTATTCAGAATATGTAAAACTGTTCGAATAAAGAGATCAAGTGCCAACTTACGAAGTTTCGTATAAACACAATAATCACCAAAGTAGGTTCGTTCGAAGAGCTCCCTTTTCACCTTCCCCAGGCGATGCATCCAGTATTCAAAGAGGGAAAGCTGGTCATTAGCAACTTCATCAGCGGCACTTACAATTCGCCGAAAAGTGCGCTCAGAAGTAGCAACTTGGACATGGTATTTGTCTCCTGCTCGGCCATTCATAATCATTTCTACCCTCTTATCACTCTCTAACTCACTAGCGTCCTCCATCAGATGAACCATGTAATAAATAACCTGTTCATTTGATGATCCACAAGTTGGCACTAGGCGATGGTGACCAGCAACATACCCCCGTGTTTGACAACCAACCTTAGCAAAATGCACTTCCATTTCATACTCTTGAACTACTCCCACTTAGCTAAACCTACGGTTTAATGCTTGAAGTGGGAGATTCTGGAAACATCGCATACTTACCCTACCGATCCTGAACGAACCTTCAAGCAGAGGTTACGACTATTAACCAAGGCTCGTCCCGAGCCTAACTTTATCTATCGGATAGCTAATCCTTTTTGCAAGATGACTTGTGCAGCGTTAATATCACGATCTAAATGTTTACCACAGTTTGGACAATCCCACTCACGTACCGCTAACCATTCCGATTTATTCAATCCTAACCGATGATTATTCTTCCCACAATTAGCACAAATTTGGCTAGT of Limosilactobacillus reuteri subsp. reuteri contains these proteins:
- a CDS encoding Wzz/FepE/Etk N-terminal domain-containing protein encodes the protein MMLCRKHIKMLIIWTLLAGVLGYVVAQFVVVPKYTATTEILAPTLFTTLLTITRKLNTLRF
- a CDS encoding LCP family protein, producing the protein MSDENNRPLNNDDGMQQPEQHHHHHHRHHRRHRGWKIFWSVVGVLVLVALFFAGMAWHNLKSTTDDMYSSAGATKSRDAQKVLDQKKPVSILLLGTDTGALGRDYKGRTDTIMVMTLNPKTKTTTIVSLPRDMKVNLPGYPQYSPAKINAAYTYGGVKESINTIQDHFNIPIDYYVLVNMGGLEKAINQVGGVDVKSPLTFDYEGYHFEKGETYHMNGKKALQFSRMRYDDPDGDYGRQQRQRLVITALLKKSVSYKTVLNRSFLRSVSDNSQTDLTFNDMMRLAQSYRDTNEHIVQDHAQGRGQNEDGQAFEVVPTSEQQRITNLLQNSLKN
- a CDS encoding winged helix-turn-helix transcriptional regulator — its product is MTEKKDECGVKYTLDVLEDRWQPRIIFWLGFRPFAIEELHQLLPELTDVALNEEITSLQNLRIVNPVVDEENKYSLTDDGNDLRNMVLTMSVWGRQQMDDSANRVSTQIVEPEKDASMSELIEFNEKLNEYM